TGCGAATAATTAATtaaacttttatgtcagtacaacttttctcggaaattaatacttttaaaattataatcaaaaaacgaagaaaaaaatcgaacttattcttcattttttgacattttgattatataaacaatgttccggacctttttgagtgtgaggataactcaaatattattatatgagttattatccagcaatttcttcaaaaaatatgagtcacctctcaacatccaaatgtactaatatttttaaagatgCGCCTGGTCTAATCATCTTTCTACCTTTTCTGGGACCCACTACTTATATTTTACAGTCTGGTCTCTTAAAAAAACTGTCTTTAACACTTTGTCTTCCTGCAATCTTACCACATGATTTGCTCATCTTATCCGGTTAGATTTTATTTATGTACGAAAATTTGGCGTACTTCTCGATTGAACTCACagtttttttcatatatttgtcGGATCgtaaatattttatctattcgcacacctagttcaattgtgccacaactgtAAAAAATTCGAGTTTTgtgttaaggctgtaaaatattgcctatataatgtCCCATCCTATGCAATActgcctgaactaaaatattgttttggataagtataaagtaagttacttccATATTTCACTGTAGGGGTTTGGAGATTTAgaaaatgcaatatggccataactgggagatgtggcgataatatacactgccagaATATAACCGATGTAAttattcaatacgttcaatatggccacaactgcaaaaatcaattgattttttcattatattgccgccgtatctcctaggtatcgttttataaatgactttcttcacaaatttaataaattgtaataagatccagcgaataactgtataatttgctacctaaattgtaattttgaagcctgtcattctcaaaataaattgtTTACAGGGCATAACACGTTtgctacagaacgttttgctcatttctcgagaatattgtgttttgcacttgtggcactattgaactaggtgtgcgtaTTGTTGACGTTCCAGTACGAAAGCCGCCTTGGTAGTCACCTATTTTAGAATATCTTCCAAATATGTAGTGAACCTCTTTAGCAAGGTAATTGTCAGAACTGATTATTCGTCTCTATTTCCTTGCTATAATTCCCAATAAGCCTAGAATACAGTAATTGGTCACGAATGGCAGAAGGGTCGATATTAGAAGAACTGAAAGAAGAATACCTATACTATGTGTATGTGCAaagtgcaaagtacagattgccatgatggtcacAAACATCCGAAGCAGATAGATACTATAAGAAGAAGAATGTGTATGTttatacttttttctttttaatacatGTAATATATGAAATAATTAGTATTCTTTTTTATCCTATATTATATGAAATTCcgttaaaattacttcttgttTTTTAAGTGCTGTCCCCCAATCAgagattggatatcatcatcactatctttactctaccTACCGCAGCGCTGAAAACTTCTACCAGTCCCTTagccttcggatgaccaagggggctAAATTTAGACCCCAatgcatatttttatttaataaattcaatttggggtcaaagacgaactcccttggcctttaatgttaaaattttatattaagtaaataccgtctattatgtggaattgtgtgtaagaaacatttcaatattgaaaaaaattgtttgtaaaacctgtggcgacgtaatTCCTGTATATTTCTGAAAGTTTTTAGTTCTAAGTTTAtaatgatgattcctgtttttgttcagttgtacctaattaaaaatatgtttaactaatgtttatttataatttattgatacaatagtaGCATTAACATTACGAATAAattattacatttcttaaaacaacttcatttttgtcaattgtcattttttacTTGGGGTCAtattttacccccgttggtcacccgtgtaacaaaaaaaggttggtcatcggaaggttaaactcTTCAACCATGatactctccttcttcctatactccttccgcctcttatcctTCCCTGTATTATTAGcattagcatttcatatcgctgttccctcattacgtgtcccagatattgtaactttcttatttttactgtgtttattatttcgcatactttgcccatttctcgcaatacttttATTTTCtactgtgtccatgctattctaagcatccttctgtaacatcACATTCTAGATGACTGtggcttatttatgtgttcttgcttcaatgtccacctttcaagtccatattgcactACAACATGTAGCGTATCAAAGCTCTTACTCAAAGCCCTAATCTAAGGTCTTGGTTTGGGAGAATTggtttcatttttacaaacgcatttcttgctatttttatCCTGTTAcctatttctgttgtttgatcatttttctctgaaatccaggttccttggtatttgtatttatatattaaccctttctatcggtacttTTCCCAAATATAtacttgtttgtatgtttgttttcttagttattaccATGTATTTGGTCTCTTTTATATTCATtgttagtccatattcttcacagaaactgtttgttttgtttagtagtaaatggagttgttcagcagatttgcaaggcagttgatggaaaaatacaggagtaaagaaacaaacgctcatatagtattcattgatcttgagaaagcatctGATAGAGTTCcttgagagattctgtggtgaAAGTCTCCAATAAGAAAgaagtccctggtgaatatgtaaatattgtgaaagatatgtatgagggagtaacgacaagtgttaggacaggtgtgggagagactgataaatttcatgtgaaagtaggattgtaccaaggctctgtgcttagtccgtatttattcttattagttttggaccagtTTACAGCGAAACTCCATGGtgacattccatggtgcttaatgtatgctaaTGATGTGgtattagtaggaaatagtgaaagagacttagaacaaaaactggaacagtggagacatgctctggaggaaaaaggtttaaaacttattacgacaaaaacagagtatttggaatgttcatttaaagatggagttacaacaaataaaatggtatctttggataatgaactgattgtaaaaagcaatagttttaagtacctgggatcggtattacagagtaatggagtaatagatggagatgcatgcagtagaaagatggatggatgaagtggaaagaagcgagtggtgtgttgtgtgacagaaaaattccaatgaagctgaaggaaaaattctataaaacagccgtaagaccggctatgatgtacggaactgaatgttgggcagtgaagaagaaagaggaacaacgaatgcatgtggcggaaatgagaatgcttaaatggatgagtggagtgataaaaaaggataaaattagaaatgagtatattaggggaagtctaggtgtggcaccaattgattccaaaatgagagagcataggttaagacggtttggttatgttcaacgtcgagacgttgatcagccaatacgaagaatagctgaagtgtagattcctggaaggagtaggagaaaaagaccaaagaagacctggggtgagacgataaggcaggacatgttggtaaaggggattaacattgatatgacccaagatagaattctgtggagaaatgcaattagggaagccgaccccgcataaggataaggcaaagagaatgatgatggaGTTTTTCCATGCGCCATCTGCACATcctatgttgttaatagatcttccgttaattaatattccttcactttgagatagcaatgcttcttcaaaaatatcTTCACTATATAccttaaagagtaatggagacataacaCATCCCTGCCTAACTGCTCTCCTGATCTCAACTTCTGGACTGGGtgcgttatctattacaatttgtgctctttgattctaGTAAAGGTTTGTTCCTTTAAAAGGacgtcccttttgtctatgtttttgtctttaaaatttaaatcaatttttcatgttttactttgtcaaatgctttcttaaaaCCAACGTAACAAAcgtgcacatccacattcatatccatgcatctttgagctttAATATGATCAATATATTATTGAAAGCACATATCGCATCTCTGGTTTTTattccgtttctgaacccaaactgactatcttTCATTCCTCCTTCCAGTTTcttatttatacgaccatgtattattttcaagcatagattgagaatgtgacttattaatgatattgttctgtattcactgcaatctttagcgtttatATTTTTAGGGATAAGTAGCACAAAAGGTGGAAAGTAACCATTGTTATGGTATGTTttctgttttgtacactgtgttaaacaagtctacggtAATGTCTAAGatttcatcatttatgtattttaaGCTTTCCACTTTGATTTGGTTTGGACCTACTGCTTAACAATTTTTGCtgtttttaatgccgatttaattttctcttttgttacctttaaaaccattgttaaaattacataaataccaAAAAGTGATTTATATTACTATAACATTATTTGAATAAAACAATCAAATTTTAGAACAACCACAATTGCAACCAGAACAACAAATCTGCTTCTCACATAAAGGATAAAAAAGGCGCTTACAAGCGATATCGTTCCAATTGGTACTTGTTCCGTTATTAATTACTTGTATGCATTCTTCGTCTCCAGTAGCATTGTTTGGTTCATGAAAGAGAGTATCCCAGTTAGTGTACACAGGAGGTTCTTGAGCTAACCACAGCCAGTGAACTTTGTCCTGAAGTCTATTTCCTGAAGTCCATATGCCGTTGTCGAATGATGTGTAATTCACTCCTAGAATAAAACACAAAATGTAAAAGAGCTGCTGCTCTCTAGaacagaggttctcaatctgtggtacatatACCATTGGTGGTAGAAAcgcagaaaaaattaaaatagtagtacttagtaagtattgataatacaatttaaaaatataggtggtaccaaaaataataaaaataactgtaggtggtacatgactcaaaaggttgagaaccgctgctctagaacaggggtcaccaattagcggaccgcggtccgcatccggaccgtgagctagttttttgcggaccgtcaataaattccgaatatacctagtgtttggcaattttgaaaatgtttggccatgaaattgtgtactatgtttggctcaacttatgtgtgcaaagccgctttatcaagaatgagctttattaacaatcggtagagatctcacttaacagatgaatatctcaactccctaatgagactgagttgcactaaactcactccaaacttcagacaggttgtacataaaaaatgtcatttttctctctgataatttaattttgtaaaattgttatacttactaatcattaattttgaaattaagtaagctgtaatataaaattttcatgtgcatttttttatattcttttcctCTCTCCATATGTTAAGTAagagtacttttcagatgtgcatttaattaaaataattttcagatttaataagtttgcaacacaCACTTTGCAtagaaactaatgtagaaaatataacatgttaattagcattttgtactatgcACCAATGTACCAATATATACCAATTCTCCACTCCCAAAGCTTAAAAATCTCTTGCTATAATTATCTCGCCACgggagtcgagggcgtccgcgtgatcttcttccagttgggacttcctcccacacAAGCCatactgttctttggtcagaatgtcttctgagatGCTCTGCCCAATGGTCTCTTCTAGACTTTAGTTCTTTTATGGCGTCTAGGTATAGtttttagttcttattttatATTGTTCTACTGCTTCATCCTAAGCATAAGATCatccttaggatttttctttcccaaagaCGTAGTCTCTttttagtgcagccgatatgtgaaacaattgttcatttaatgatagaagcatataaattggaccacatatactacatatacagggtgtcccgaaaagattggtcataaattataccacacattctggggtcaaaaatagttcacatgaatctaacttaccttagtacaaatgtgctcataaaaaaagttacagtcctttgaagttacaaaatgaaaatggattgttttcaatatatcgaaaactattagagattttttattgaaaatggacatgtatcattcttatagcaggaacatcttaaaataaaattatagtgaaatttgtccacgccttaaaaaatttatggggattttgttccttaaaaccccccaaacttttgtgtacgttccaattaattcattattgtggtaccattagttaaacacaacgttttataactttttgcctcctagtattttttcgataagtcagtttttatcgacatGCGgattctttttcaatatatttacgtaaaaaatttatgggggttttgtttctttaaaccccccaaatgtttgtgtacgttccaattaaactattattgtggtaccattagttaaacacagtgtttttaagacttttgcctcttagtcttttttttataagtcaccttttatcgagatgtagcttatTGTttaaaatatgcctaaaaatgtaaattataaataaattttcagattattaacaggtctctataaccgtacttaaccatatacaaatatgtggtggattcgacaaatattcaaaatatcacgaTAAACACTGACTTGATCGAAAAAGTACAAAGAGGCAAAccagttttagaaacattgtgtctAATTAATGGTGCCACCATAAaaattcaattggaacgtacacaaacgtttgggggggtttaagggaaccaaaccccataaaatttttatggggtgcacaaatttcactttaatttttttttaagatgttgctgccataaaagtgccacatgcccattttcaataaaaaatctctgggAGTTTTCGATACATGAAaacaaatcgattttcattttgtaacttcaaagggctgtaagtttttttgtgtgcactattgtatacaGGTAAGTGAGGTTAAATCAATCTATTTTGGACCacaaaatctgtggtataatttatgaccaatcttttcaggacaccctgtataaaggttcaaatttagatgggaggccatctcagattttgccttttacaaaaatggcggggattcaaaatggcgactatacatatatgactaatagcacgataacttttgaacgagacttcagatttcaaccaaatttggtatataggtttttttttgatgtataagatcgaggtcttgaactaGAAGAATCGGTTTATCAGAAGTTGtgatttttttggtttttatgtaaatatacgctgtttttttttcaattctttcaccctgtatgtattaatttttaaagaagttaataccgccattgaaaagagcgtaaaaatatattttaggaaatatttttaattttttagttttgttaattaccatttaataaatgcaaaacgtatcttcacatgtacctatatgcggcagattcgtgcaaatattataagaattattgtgcatttaatggtagaagcatataatttggaccacatatactacacatataaaggttcaaatttagatacgaggttATCTCAGTTTctgtttcttttacaaaaatggcggacattcaaaatggcgactatacatatgtgacttatagcacgataacttctgaacgagacgtcagatttgaaccaaatttggtatatagattgtttttttgatgaataatatcgagatCTTAAACCGAAAGAATCTCTTTAAAAAGAATTTGTGTtcttactgtttttttatgtaaaaatattttattctttttcaattctttcgccctgtatatataaatttttcaaaaaggtaataccgccattaaaaagagtgtaaatttattttttactaaatatttttaacttttccggTGTGTTctttaccatttaataaatgcataacgtatgttcacatgtacctatgggcgacagattcattttgaatgcccgccatttttgtaaaagactaaatctgagatcgCCCCATATCTAAATTAGAATCTTTGCATCTGTAGTATGtctggtccaaattatatgcttttaccattaaatgcccaataattcttatattattatttgcacgaatctgccgcacctAGGTatctacatgtgaagataagttatgcatttattaaatggtaattaacataattaaagaatttaaaatatttcctaaaaaatatttttacgctattttcaacgccggtattacctttttgaaaaactAGCATATActgggtgaaaaaattgaaagagaaacaacatatttttacataaaaaaacattaacacaaattctggtacaccgattcttccggttcaacacctcgatattattcatcaaaaaaagaacctatataccaaattttgttgaaatctgttatctcgttcaaaagttatcgtgctattagtcacatatgtatagtcgccattttgaatgcccgccatttctgtaaaaggaacaaaaactgagatggcctcgtatatAAATTTGAACCTGTATATTTGTAGTATatatggtccaaattatatgcttctacctttaaatgcacaataattcttatagtatacagggtgtccagaaactctacccacaaacgaagacaggagattcttcagataattttaaga
The window above is part of the Diabrotica virgifera virgifera chromosome 2, PGI_DIABVI_V3a genome. Proteins encoded here:
- the LOC114331400 gene encoding C-type lectin mannose-binding isoform-like; this encodes MFSLVTFLSLFSFCLFPGSQGDTCCAATPKNTYYLGDKQVNWANAITVCQVVGMSLVSIQSKVKNDEIRKFLQTTGVNYTSFDNGIWTSGNRLQDKVHWLWLAQEPPVYTNWDTLFHEPNNATGDEECIQVINNGTSTNWNDIACKRLFYPLCEKQICCSGCNCGCSKI